The Glycine soja cultivar W05 chromosome 3, ASM419377v2, whole genome shotgun sequence genome window below encodes:
- the LOC114407359 gene encoding heavy metal-associated isoprenylated plant protein 36-like: protein MFLTSFETFGYQQTHTHTHTWINFSRPLLSTPTRYQPTYQMAAKPAEEAPQGETLKYQTWALKVLIHCDGCKRRVKKILQGIDGVYTTEVNSLLHKVTVTGNVDAETLIKRLSRSGRVVELWPEKPPEKKDNKKSGKSNKSGAGDANKEKEDQKNSEPDSDGGGSNEGSKDAPGEDSDKEGHSYECEEGGGGGEGGKKKKKKKKKKNKGENGGSASATPNNNGGGEEISKVEALVPSNLDTSFTPKDLISPPIQHAYPYPPQVYYPPPPAYGLSYNTAYPVSSTASYYVGAPIMPMHAYTTPYSRLPPPPPPSDPIKHYVEDEYESDGYCSIM from the exons ATGTTCCTTACTTCCTTCGAAACCTTTGGCTAccaacaaacacacacacacacacacacttggATCAACTTTTCTCGTCCCTTGCTTTCCACTCCAACACGGTACCAACCAACCTACCAAATGGCAGCCAAACCAGCTGAAGAAGCTCCTCAAGGAGAAACCCTCAAGTACCAG ACGTGGGCTTTGAAAGTATTGATCCACTGCGATGGCTGCAAAAGGAGAGTTAAGAAAATTCTTCAGGGAATTGATG GGGTTTATACAACAGAGGTTAATTCTCTGCTGCACAAGGTTACGGTCACCGGTAACGTGGACGCTGAGACTCTCATCAAGAGGCTTTCAAGATCAGGGAGGGTAGTGGAGCTTTGGCCAGAAAAACCACCTGAGAAGAAAGATAATAAGAAGTCTGGGAAATCCAATAAGAGTGGTGCTGGTGATGCTAATAAGGAGAAGGAAGACCAAAAGAATAGTGAACCAGATTCTGATGGTGGTGGTTCAAATGAGGGTTCTAAAGACGCTCCCGGTGAAGATTCTGACAAAGAAGGTCATAGTTATGAATGTGAGGagggaggtggtggtggtgaaggtggcaaaaagaagaaaaagaaaaagaaaaagaagaacaaagGGGAAAACGGTGGTTCTGCATCTGCAACTCCTAATAATAATGGAGGAGGAGAAGAAATTAGTAAAGTTGAAGCATTAGTCCCTTCAAATTTGGACACTTCCTTCACTCCCAAGGATCTTATTAGTCCTCCAATTCAGCATGCTTACCCATATCCACCACAGGTGTATTATCCACCTCCTCCAGCATATGGATTAAGCTATAACACAGCATATCCTGTCTCCAGTACTGCTTCATATTATGTTGGTGCTCCTATCATGCCCATGCATGCTTACACTACTCCATACTCTAGACTGCCACCACCTCCTCCACCATCTGATCCAATCAAGCACTATGTTGAGGATGAGTATGAAAGTGATGGATATTGCTCCATTATGTGA